The following proteins are encoded in a genomic region of Chloracidobacterium sp.:
- a CDS encoding Dabb family protein, which translates to MMLTHIVCWKYKPDATVEERQRHIAALKALKGVIPEIVSLDAGADILHLDRSFDTGLVAVFADRAALDRYSTHAEHLKVIDMGRELTERAVSVDFISE; encoded by the coding sequence ATGATGCTGACACATATCGTTTGCTGGAAATACAAACCGGACGCCACTGTCGAAGAGCGTCAACGGCATATCGCTGCCTTGAAGGCGTTGAAAGGCGTGATCCCCGAGATCGTCTCGCTCGATGCGGGCGCCGACATCCTGCACCTCGACCGTTCATTCGATACCGGCCTGGTCGCGGTCTTTGCCGATCGCGCGGCTCTTGACCGTTACAGCACTCACGCTGAGCATCTAAAGGTCATTGATATGGGACGCGAACTTACAGAACGCGCGGTCTCGGTTGATTTTATCTCTGAGTAG